One window of the Helicobacter sp. 11S03491-1 genome contains the following:
- a CDS encoding restriction endonuclease: MLPRTLIEIANYLKKSPFKLSQKSADGRINSAINEDELLFFIKKQFPNILCPKKREPKDFSFEENEKYIPVNIKITNTNTTDNLNCKVGIYYALSGKIPTFDNQIDWKKYLEILQKNISENDKDYYFLVINKNNFNDIYPVSLKCIHKIIPNGNNLPFQARWDQNKIPLHRTFEEAKNYLLSTMGKSFKLRSRVYCQFIEYFPEFKSLLDE; encoded by the coding sequence ATGCTACCAAGAACTCTTATAGAAATTGCAAATTATCTCAAAAAGAGTCCTTTTAAGCTTTCACAAAAAAGTGCAGATGGCAGGATAAATTCGGCTATCAATGAAGATGAGTTGCTGTTTTTCATCAAAAAACAATTTCCAAATATCTTATGCCCTAAAAAAAGAGAGCCGAAGGATTTTTCCTTTGAAGAGAATGAAAAATATATTCCTGTAAATATCAAGATAACCAATACAAATACGACGGATAATTTAAATTGCAAAGTAGGTATTTATTATGCCTTAAGCGGAAAAATCCCAACATTTGATAATCAAATTGATTGGAAAAAATATCTGGAAATTTTACAAAAAAATATTTCAGAAAATGATAAAGACTATTATTTTTTAGTGATAAATAAAAATAATTTCAATGATATTTATCCTGTTTCACTCAAATGCATTCACAAAATAATTCCCAATGGCAACAACCTTCCCTTTCAGGCCAGATGGGATCAAAACAAAATTCCTCTACACAGGACATTTGAAGAAGCAAAAAACTATTTATTATCCACGATGGGCAAATCCTTCAAATTACGAAGTCGGGTTTATTGCCAATTTATTGAATATTTCCCTGAATTTAAAAGTCTTCTTGATGAATAA